The window AACCTCAAAGCGGGCCCCATCCATGAGAGTGTTTCCAATGGCAGGTGGACCCTGGCCGCCGTCGTTGCCGCCTGATCTTTATCAGCCACTGGAAGACACTGTGGTTCCAATGTTCTTTAATTGCTATCTATACCTCCAGAAGGATCCCCAGATCCGCAATGGCTTTATGGAGATCCTCCCGCAAACCTTCTCACACACCAAGCCAAATTCACATCTCCATGTCAGCACATTGGCTATTGCATTCTTCGCCGTGGCGGCCTGGACTGGTCAGGCTTCTCTGCTTCGTGCGTCGGAGCAGTATTTCACCAAAGCATTGCCTAAAATCCGGGAGGCTTTACAGAATCATGTTGATGGTGAGCTAGATGACATTCTTATGTCAATTCTTTTGCTCTCGACTTACGAGGTAAACCATCCTATAAAAATCTTTGGATATGTTACTTATGTATCACCAGGAATTCGTGGCCATGCGAGATTTGACATTACCGGTGCAAGCCCATCTGAGAGGTGCGATCGCCTTGATCAACAAGCGTCGATCGGAGCGGCTCGAGACTCCTGCTTCATCAACTATCGATCATTCCATTCAGGCACAGATTGTGGGCTTCCATTTCCTTTGTACTCAGGCTATAACTAACGTCATTCTAGATCAAAAACACACGTGGTTTGTCCAATCCCATGGTCCCGACCCCGAAAGTATGGCCTCTCTCCCGGCCACAACTCCCGCTATTACCCCGTCCCATGCTTGCCACGGCCGCATCAGATCTAGTTGATCTGCGACATGCCTGGGATAGTATGATGCACAAGTCACCGGATGAGGCCACCGCAACAGCTATCCTAAACAAGGCAACCGATATCGACGTGAACCTCGCTGCCTGGTCACAATCCGTCCCACCCCACTGGGCACCCGTGGCAGCCGTCCTGATTCCCCAATCTGTCCGCGATACTGGCCTTTACCGTCGTCGCTGCGACTGCTACTCCGACATGTGGATTGCCGCCACGTGGAATATGTACCGCGATTGTCGCATCGTAGTACCGAGCATCATTCTCAAATGTCTTCGCatattatcatcatctcAGGATGTGGATGGATCCAGGGCCGCATCCGTGATTACAACGACACACGGCCTCGTTGATGATATCTGTGCCACAGTGCCTTTCTTCTTAGGCAGCCAGCTTGAGTCGGTGCGCATGAAGTTCGGATTTGTCGATTACCCGTCTGCAGAAACGCGGCCTGTTACTCTTACGCACACTCAGACTGCTCCGCTGATAGGTGCGTGGTTCGTCATGCCTTTTCTCCGGAATTTGAAAGCCTCAGAATTGGGTTTGCCTCAGGAGCAATTGGATTGGTTACAgcggcagatggagcggATTTTGGTCATATACTTCCTGCAGTAATCCCTTGAAGGTTGGCGCATGCGAGATCTACTCTGGGGTGAATATCTCGACCTTTTTTGGATTCATATCTTTGTCCATAGTCAGATAATCTCCGGGAAGAACCATGTACATCCAGCGATACACAAATATGATAAGCATATAGATACTCTACGCAATCACATCGTTTCTTTGAGCTCTCATTCAGTCCATTTCATATACCGTCCGACATGGCGGAGAATAGATCCATCTAAATCAAGGTGTGACTAAAACTATAGTAAAAGTAAAAGTATGTTAACCGAACTCTATTTTGTTTTAGACATAGCATGGATCCATTGTCTATGAAGACAAGGACAAATGCGAGTGGGAATGTCACTAGTTAACCCGAACGAGGTCACAACCACTTCAAACTTCTCGCAATGTAacttccacctccaacaaCCCCAGTAACCCCCGTGAAAACAATCAACGGCCCATACCCACTCCCATATCCATACCCTAGCTTCCCCTCCCACGGCAACCCCTTAATAAGAGCCTCACTAAGAGGTCCTGACACCAAGTTCCCGACTCCCCTGCCGGCCGCAAGACACGCAAAGACCATGCTTGATTCCGCGGAGCTCATCTTGTGGACTACATCGCGCATAATTCCAGGCCAGGTACTCGTGTACGACCCCGCGAAGAGACCGTATACGACTGAGAAGATGAACAGTGGGGCGAGGGACATGGAAAACCCCCAGATTAGGAACACGCCTATTGTGGATCCGACGGTTGAGATGAGGATGCAGACCGTCACGTCGAGTTTGTCGACGATGGAACCCATCAGCACGCAGCCGACGACGGAGGCGACGTTGAAGAGAATGACGGTCAGTGCTTGGAGGCTCTTCGACGCACCAATCGTTCCCGCGTAGGTCGGGAGGTAGATGGACGGTAAGAAGAACCCGAGGGCCTGGACGATATTGCAGACCTCGAAGAGGGAAAACGTCTGCGTAACTAGAAACCGGAGGttcgggggtggtggactAGGTCGGTTATTTGCGATCGGCACGCGTGGTTTAACGAAGTAGACTAGCGGCGCcgtgaggatgaagagcgcGATAGCGAAAGCGCGCAACGTCGTCCGGAACCCGTACCGGCTAAGCAGCTGTTCCATAACGATGGGGAGGACGACGCCGCCGAGTCCGGTGCCGGCCCACATGACGCCGAAGGCGAAGCCCTTGCGCTTGTCGAACCAGTCTTCCATTAGGAGGATGCAGGGGGAGTAGGcgatgctgccgccgagggcATAGAAGATGCCTTGGGTTATGATGAGGTGGGTGACGTTTGTAGAGAGGGAGCTGAGGCCGAGAGCGAGACACATGAGGAGCACGCCCACGCCGCAGCCGAGGCGTTGATATTTAGGCCACTGTCTGTAGGCGGCGAACACGAGTGGGAGGTCGAGATACATGATTCCCTATAGCGGGTTAGCTTGTTAGAGTCGTTCAATTGGGCGAATAGGTAATATTTTATTTTCTTACCATGGCGCAGGTACCGACGACGGCGATATTTCCCGAGTTCTTGAATTCCTCTATCTCGCTGTAATATGCTTGGAAGACGCCGTAGGTGAATGCAAATCCCCAGACGAGAGCCTCCATGACGAAGCACGCGGCGAGGAAAAGCCAGGCGTTTACTCCACGATCGATGGGCGGGAGCTGTTGTGTGCCATCGTTAATATTCGATAGGTGAGTAGCGTTGATCGTCCCCTCTAGCGGATTGTACACCCCCTTTTCGGTCTCGTTTATCGAAAAGTGTGAGCCTGCTACTTCCTCCATTGTCAGAGTCAGAGCCGGCGATATCAGGAGCAAGGAAAAAGTAAAGGCAAGGGAAAGATTGCCCGAGTGAGACGATGAAGGACAGAAAATTTAATAATAAACGTTAATTAGATTCAAACCATTAATAGACTAAAATGGACAAGGAAGTCATCCATAGGGCGTGGAAAGGATCAATTAATACGTAACCATCGATCGCGTTGTCATTGATTGGGCCAACCATTGAACCTAAGGGATAGTGGCGTTGCTAATTGGATCGGATTTGTGGATTAAAGACAGGGTGGGGGATCCTGGTGCTTATGCCAGCGGCCCGGCATTCACAATCTCTTATCTGAATGAGCAGTCACATCAATGTAGGCAACGTGGAAGTTGGTTTACATTCTTGGTCGCTCATCCGCCCAACCCTAAGTTAACTATTCTTCCGCATTTTGGTAAGTCGGGGAGCCCGACTGTTCCCTGTTGGCCATTGGGAGATTTCTTTTCCGTTCCTGTTGCTCCGAATTGGGGCGAAATAGCCGCTAGACCAAAATATACTATGCCGCTTCTGTACATGATCTAGCCTGTTTTAAAATTTCGAAATGTACTGAAAACCACTATCATATTAAGAGCATCTGTAATGAACTGGAAAATATAGAACTATCTCAAGCAATCTACCGCCATGTTCCTTGAATCCTCCTCAAGAGGAAGATCCTGTAACAGCTGATAGCTATCGGTCTCAGCTGAACCAGATTAAATATCTCAATCTGCCATATCTAGTTCAAGTATCGGAACTTTCAAGCAGAGGTAGAGCTAGGCATGGCGGGCATAGAGCCGGTACCGATGGGAGCACCACCCATGGCCGAGTTCTCATGGCCACCATCGGCCTCGTAATAGGCCGCGATACCGTAGTTCGAGCTGTCGGTAAAGTCGAGAGTGGCGTTGATACCGATCTGGATCCAAGCAAAAAGACCGTCGTCCAAGTTATCGCCCAAGTAAGCGAACTCCGGGAAGGGGTCGTAAGCGCTGTCGGCCTGCTGCACGCTCCACATGTCTTCCGCATTGCTGGTCACCggcttggtgttggtggtgtAGGGGTAGGTGTCCTCAACGGCGGTACGGAGAACCTCATTccagaagagctggccgaTATGAGCAACAGAGCCTGTGGATATGAGCTGGTTAGCCGGTATTTCTGCCAACATCAGATAGGATGTGGTCGGAAAGTTGACATACCAGTACCAACTTCGAGGGTCTTGTTGGGAAGAAGCGTGGCGTTTAGATGGGTGAGCAGGTGTGTGTGGGTGGCACGGCCGTCGTAATGGCCAGGAAAGATGGTGTCGAAGTTGACAACACCTTCTCGATCGGTCTGCTGAACACCGCGCAGGTATGTCGAGTCCCAACCGTCAGCAGCGTAGTTTCCGGAAACCGAGACACCGCTGTAGACACCAGTGGCGTTCGCATTCCAGATGTCAACAAGAGCACCAGGGACAGGGCGGCAGGTGTTGATATCGATGTACTGGACTTCGAGATGaacatcaacaccgtcaGAGTAGAGCTCCTCCTTCACATTCTGGCGAACAACTTCACCCCACACATAGTAGGGACCGTCAGTAATGGTAGGCGTCAAGATACAGCTAGTGTAGGCGCCAAAGACTTCGTTTTCAGAGTTGAGGACTTCAGAACCATCGTTCATGGCCAGAGTGTGGTTGTGGTCGACAACCTCCCACCTCTCCAAGGCAGCCAGGTCGCGGCGGTACTTCGCGGGGCCTAGAAGAGAGTAAGTAATCGGATACATCGAGAATGGCTTGATGTGGTGTCTTACGAGAACTGATATTGCGCTTTTTACGGAGCTGTTGGAGGGTGTGAGCGCGACGAGCAACGTTACGATCCTTCAGCTCGCGTGCGTGAAGAGAGTTCGCGCAACCACTGAGGGACCGCTTGGCTATTACTAGATCAGCAAATCCGAACAAAAAACGATCTGGGCCACTCTATCATACCATGGAACGCCATGGCCTCGCGGGCGCGAACCTCTCGCTTCACAGCTTGAGGATCATGATGCTCTCCCGGATGAGCGATGGCGGGAGCCGCCAAGCAAAAGGCGGCAACAGCAAGGCACTTGATAAGACCGACCATAGTGAATTTCGTGTAAGAGGCCAAAAGATTTGAGCTTGAATATGGGCCAATTCAAGTCTGGCTAGTGAATATTTATAACAACGAGCAAGGCTACCACAGCCTGGCTTCAACTCTTCGATTCCATCCATGCTTCGTATCCAGACGCGTCATCTTGCAAAAATAcggcatcatccaggaaCATCAGGATCTACTCGGTTCTGCCACGACGCAATTCAATCCATTGGGGACAATTCTCCGACGACTTTGCTGCTTACGGCGTCGGTGCCGCGTGGTTAAATGGATCTCCTGAGGCTTGGCTCCGCGTAAGGCTTCAAAACTAGATATGATCGTCGCCACGGAGGTAGATAATTCAAACACCTCCCAATTGTCAAATGGCCATTACTGAAAGGTACTCCACATAGAGCACAAACAATCCGAGCATGATTAGTATCTCAGTATTCTTAGTGGCTACCGTCATTTGGGAAGGGGGAGTGGGCCATTCCTCGGTCCTTGATTTTCTGTAGTTCTAGACCTCCTGTGGTAGATTGGTGCATTGTCTTAATATGTAGCAAACTTGTTTTATCTTGTTACGTAGCAAACGTTTTAACGCGATTTTAGAATTTTAGCTATGATGAAATTCGCCCTTTGTGCAAGGACAGCATAAGTTTAGAAAGAAAGCTAGCTCTTGGGAAAGGAAACTTTCTCGCTCCAAGTTTTGAAGACAGCCTTGTGATATGTGATTAATGCGCCAGAAACATACCACGGAGTAATCCAGAGCGAGAGGTGACTAATTATAGTAACAATAGTAAGGATATAGTAACTGAACTCTCTTTTGCATGACAGAGGCAAATAAATTTCGTTAATGGTGGTAAAGACAGGTATCAAACTAAAATATCACAGAAAACTCGACATAAATGGTGAATTGCCAGACTCTTTCTTAAAGCATTCGTGACCTATCCGAGCCAGCTGCGTACCAACTCGTCAAAGTCAGGGCTATACAGCCACTCGAGATCAAATTCTTCGTTCTCCAACTCCGAACGTCCTGCATCCTGCTCTTTCGGCATTCTGCGAGCATCAATTTGCTTATTGAGTGCTAGAACACGATCAACTCGCTCCTGTCGACCTTTCTGCCAAAGCTTCAGTCCGCGCTCCAGATCTTCCTGCCGACACTGAGACAAGATGAGAGCATATGTATAGACATCCTCGAATGCCTGGTTGACACCCTGACCCGCCGTTGGTGGTATGGCATGCGCCGCATCTCCCAGAATCACTACACGTGAATGGTCGGAGGCCCAGCGGTCCAGCTTGGGAACCACATAGAATGGCCACAGATTGATCTTGTTGAGCGGGATGTTCGAGACGGCAGACTTCACAATTGGAGGATAATCCTCTGCTCCATCGCGCAGGAAATCAACGCACCACTGCTTGTCGTTCATCAACTTGTTCCAGCCCTCACGGTCTAGATCCGGTGCTTGCTTCTGTCGTCCGATCAGAGACTCTGATCCATCTACGAGTTGTTGCGCAATGACGAATGCTCCATGAGTGGGATTCATGATCGTCACGGGCAACTTATACCCTTCCGGAGCAATAATCTGGCTTGTCGGCACAGCAGCCGTGACACCCATTGCATTTGTGAATCGCGGCTCCAGATCCGGGTACAGGTACTTGCGCACGCGAGAGTGGATTCCATCCGCACCGACAAGACACGCCGCACGACCGGAGGTCCCATCGTCGAATTCCCATTCAACCGCGATGTCGGTCTCAGAAACAACCCTCGTAAACTTCTTGCCGTACTGAATCGGAATTCCCCGCTCTTTGATTGCTTCCACGAGCGCGTCGATGAGAACATAGCGGAAGATGCGCAGGCCATCGTATCCGTATTTATCGCGATTGCCGAACTCGTACGAATCCCTTTCCTCGTCTTCTGCGGACCGGAAATACAGGCTCTGGAACTCGAAGCCGTGGACGCGGATGCGATCGTAGATGCCCACTGCATCGAGGATGCGTAGTGCGTTGGGTGATAGCATGATTGCGCCGCCGATGTCCAGAGATGCAGGGCGCGCTTCGTACACGGTGCATGGGATGGATTGCTTGTGCAGAGACAATGCGAGTGCAAGGCCTGAGAGACCTGCCCCAATGATAGCGACGTTGGTTGGTGCTGTCATATTGTTGGATTGGTGTGTAAATGAATAGATCAAGTAATTGTTTAAAGGCCAGAACAGGATGGTTCTGAGGGATGTGTTTCTGTTGAACTTGACCTGGAGGATTCATGAAGCTTTATATATCTCTGAGATCAGGCATCCCATGAGACAAGTAGCTAAATTCCGAGTATACAAATGTAGTAATTCCTGACATAGCCCCGTTCGTGACGATGATCGTCCCGTCCCGTCCACCCGTTTTCTCGGATCCGGGCGCTTCGGATCCGGAGGATCGGTCCGGGGCTGAGGCTGCGTTTATACTAGCCCGGCATTGCGATCGGCCCTTCATTACCCAAAGTGTGAAGTTGGAATGTGGTCAAAATcacaagatagaagaagtctgaCCTCTAGAGACGAGGAGGCTATCTCTTCTACAACTAGAATATAGGGATCTGTGAAAtcgacgccgaaaatgacaGTCTCTGGTGCCAGAAACGGCCGCCTTTCCACCGATAACTTGGACGGTTTCTGGGTGCCTTAATTGACACATGGCGAGTGGTCAATAACACCTTACAAACCAGTATACATGCGACCCATAATCTACTGTGCTCTTGTGCTATATGGAGGCGCCAATTCTTAGGTATTGATGCGTAAAAACCCAGGCGGGAATAGCAAGCGGAGCTGAAATCGGGAATGTCAATGCAGGCTAATATTCCAGACGCAGATGAGCTCACAAGATGAAAAGACTGGCCAGTTCAACTCAATTCCTGACGACAGTCTTTACTTTCCATTCGTGTAGTTTAGGACCATACAGCAGCgccttgagcttctcaatTGCTATCACCCTGGTTTATGAAACCCCCGCCACGCCCTGATTCCTCGATCAGTTCCACACGTACACTCTCTAACTCCTTGTGCATTGATTCTGGGCTAGCATTCTCCTGGAGACGTTCAAAGTCAAGAAGTTTGACCCCGTCTTCCGTGACAAGAAAGTTATATCGGTTCACGTCCCCGTGTAAAAATCCTAATTCGTGGAGTTTCTCCAAAGATGTTTCACAGTTACCTAGATCCTGAATGGAAGCAGGGTGTCCTTCTATTTTCTCTAACAGAAACCCCATGATGCGCCCATTTTCGTGGATATGGCCGAGGAAACGCGGTGTCAGCCCTGAACCCTCAAGCAGCTGATAGGCTCTTGTTTCGCGTTCGATACGAGGAATCTCCCATTCGAAACGAGCTATTTTAGCGATGATGGTTTCTGGTGATTGGGAGATAATTGGAAGAATCGAATGCGAGACAGCTTCGAAGGTCATTGCAGTGAGCAGTTTGGTTTTCTCTAACTCTAAGCAATCAACAATGGTGTGATGCCATTGACACTTGACGCCGGCTAGTGTTCGGTTCGATATGGAA of the Penicillium psychrofluorescens genome assembly, chromosome: 1 genome contains:
- a CDS encoding uncharacterized protein (ID:PFLUO_000270-T1.cds;~source:funannotate); this translates as MFFNCYLYLQKDPQIRNGFMEILPQTFSHTKPNSHLHVSTLAIAFFAVAAWTGQASLLRASEQYFTKALPKIREALQNHVDGELDDILMSILLLSTYEEFVAMRDLTLPVQAHLRGAIALINKRRSERLETPASSTIDHSIQAQIIKNTRGLSNPMVPTPKVWPLSRPQLPLLPRPMLATAASDLVDLRHAWDSMMHKSPDEATATAILNKATDIDVNLAAWSQSVPPHWAPVAAVLIPQSVRDTGLYRRRCDCYSDMWIAATWNMYRDCRIVVPSIILKCLRILSSSQDVDGSRAASVITTTHGLVDDICATVPFFLGSQLESVRMKFGFVDYPSAETRPVTLTHTQTAPLIGAWFVMPFLRNLKASELGLPQEQLDWLQRQMERILVIYFLQ
- a CDS encoding uncharacterized protein (ID:PFLUO_000271-T1.cds;~source:funannotate) — translated: MEEVAGSHFSINETEKGVYNPLEGTINATHLSNINDGTQQLPPIDRGVNAWLFLAACFVMEALVWGFAFTYGVFQAYYSEIEEFKNSGNIAVVGTCAMGIMYLDLPLVFAAYRQWPKYQRLGCGVGVLLMCLALGLSSLSTNVTHLIITQGIFYALGGSIAYSPCILLMEDWFDKRKGFAFGVMWAGTGLGGVVLPIVMEQLLSRYGFRTTLRAFAIALFILTAPLVYFVKPRVPIANNRPSPPPPNLRFLVTQTFSLFEVCNIVQALGFFLPSIYLPTYAGTIGASKSLQALTVILFNVASVVGCVLMGSIVDKLDVTVCILISTVGSTIGVFLIWGFSMSLAPLFIFSVVYGLFAGSYTSTWPGIMRDVVHKMSSAESSMVFACLAAGRGVGNLVSGPLSEALIKGLPWEGKLGYGYGSGYGPLIVFTGVTGVVGGGSYIARSLKWL
- a CDS encoding uncharacterized protein (ID:PFLUO_000272-T1.cds;~source:funannotate), whose amino-acid sequence is MVGLIKCLAVAAFCLAAPAIAHPGEHHDPQAVKREVRAREAMAFHAKRSLSGCANSLHARELKDRNVARRAHTLQQLRKKRNISSRPAKYRRDLAALERWEVVDHNHTLAMNDGSEVLNSENEVFGAYTSCILTPTITDGPYYVWGEVVRQNVKEELYSDGVDVHLEVQYIDINTCRPVPGALVDIWNANATGVYSGVSVSGNYAADGWDSTYLRGVQQTDREGVVNFDTIFPGHYDGRATHTHLLTHLNATLLPNKTLEVGTGSVAHIGQLFWNEVLRTAVEDTYPYTTNTKPVTSNAEDMWSVQQADSAYDPFPEFAYLGDNLDDGLFAWIQIGINATLDFTDSSNYGIAAYYEADGGHENSAMGGAPIGTGSMPAMPSSTSA
- a CDS encoding uncharacterized protein (ID:PFLUO_000273-T1.cds;~source:funannotate) encodes the protein MTAPTNVAIIGAGLSGLALALSLHKQSIPCTVYEARPASLDIGGAIMLSPNALRILDAVGIYDRIRVHGFEFQSLYFRSAEDEERDSYEFGNRDKYGYDGLRIFRYVLIDALVEAIKERGIPIQYGKKFTRVVSETDIAVEWEFDDGTSGRAACLVGADGIHSRVRKYLYPDLEPRFTNAMGVTAAVPTSQIIAPEGYKLPVTIMNPTHGAFVIAQQLVDGSESLIGRQKQAPDLDREGWNKLMNDKQWCVDFLRDGAEDYPPIVKSAVSNIPLNKINLWPFYVVPKLDRWASDHSRVVILGDAAHAIPPTAGQGVNQAFEDVYTYALILSQCRQEDLERGLKLWQKGRQERVDRVLALNKQIDARRMPKEQDAGRSELENEEFDLEWLYSPDFDELVRSWLG